Proteins encoded within one genomic window of Kibdelosporangium phytohabitans:
- a CDS encoding phosphotransferase family protein: protein MTKRMLSSDELDTVLTTCGIDPATVLARQELTEGTYNTAYRLRTADTGYILKVAPDPASPSLTYERGLMGTEALFYREAAGLPVPQVIHAEADFLLMTEIPGRPWYPDKPHEDARAGLRGELGGIVASLHKITGAGFGYPQLGLHDSWRSAFRQMVTSLLADAEQYGVDLPVSADRIVAALDSPAFDEVEHPVLVHFDLWDGNILLDGDRVSGLVDGERAFWGDPVAELVSLALFKDIRRDTAFLDGYGPLEFTGPVAFRLACYQVYLYLIMLIETVPRQSSDAGMRRLILKNLLEAAAKL from the coding sequence GTGACCAAGCGGATGCTGTCGTCCGACGAGCTGGACACCGTGCTGACGACCTGCGGCATCGACCCTGCCACCGTGCTGGCCAGGCAAGAGCTGACCGAGGGCACGTACAACACGGCCTACCGCCTGCGCACAGCGGACACCGGCTACATCCTCAAGGTCGCGCCCGACCCCGCGTCACCGTCGCTGACCTACGAGCGCGGCCTGATGGGCACCGAAGCGCTGTTCTACCGGGAGGCCGCCGGACTGCCTGTGCCGCAGGTGATCCACGCGGAAGCCGACTTCCTGCTGATGACCGAGATCCCCGGACGTCCCTGGTACCCGGACAAACCCCACGAGGACGCACGGGCCGGGCTCCGCGGCGAGCTCGGCGGGATCGTGGCGAGCCTGCACAAGATCACCGGCGCCGGCTTCGGCTACCCCCAGCTCGGCCTGCACGACTCGTGGCGGTCGGCGTTCCGCCAGATGGTGACGTCCTTGCTGGCCGACGCCGAACAGTACGGCGTGGACCTGCCGGTCTCCGCCGACAGGATCGTGGCGGCGCTGGACTCGCCCGCGTTCGACGAGGTCGAGCACCCGGTTCTGGTCCACTTCGACCTGTGGGACGGCAACATCCTGCTGGACGGCGACCGGGTGAGCGGCCTGGTCGACGGGGAACGCGCGTTCTGGGGCGACCCGGTGGCCGAACTGGTGTCACTGGCCCTGTTCAAGGACATCCGCAGGGACACCGCGTTCCTCGACGGCTACGGGCCGCTGGAGTTCACCGGCCCGGTGGCGTTCCGGCTGGCCTGCTACCAGGTGTACCTCTACCTGATCATGTTGATCGAGACCGTGCCGCGGCAGAGTTCGGACGCGGGGATGCGCAGGCTGATCCTGAAGAACCTGCTGGAAGCGGCGGCGAAGCTGTGA
- a CDS encoding glucosyl-3-phosphoglycerate synthase: protein MNPAAAAWFAARTWQNPQWTVQELVAAKAGRTVSVVLPALDEEQTVGDVVRTVRPLLGTLVDEIVVMDSGSTDRTAAVAAGAGARVVRREDVVPDLEPLPGKGEVLWRSLAATSGDLVVFLDADLVEPDPAFVPALLGPLLTEDVHLVKGFYRRPLRLETEDYGTGGGRVTELLARPLLNAVRPELSGLVQPLGGEYAATREFLESVPFAAGYAVEIALLLDAHSMHGLDGIAQVNLGVRKHRNRNLLQLGVMASQILGAVLRRCDLEGPTELTQFVQVGGEWIPDTARFAVADRPAMRSVVRRS from the coding sequence GTGAACCCGGCCGCGGCCGCCTGGTTCGCCGCGAGGACCTGGCAGAATCCACAGTGGACTGTCCAGGAGCTCGTCGCCGCCAAGGCGGGGCGCACGGTCAGCGTGGTCTTGCCCGCGTTGGACGAGGAACAGACCGTCGGCGACGTCGTGCGCACGGTCCGGCCGCTGCTGGGCACCCTCGTCGACGAGATCGTGGTGATGGACTCCGGGTCGACCGACCGGACCGCGGCGGTGGCCGCCGGGGCGGGCGCACGGGTGGTCCGCAGGGAGGACGTCGTTCCGGACCTGGAACCGTTGCCGGGCAAGGGCGAGGTGCTCTGGCGCTCGCTGGCCGCGACCAGCGGCGACCTGGTCGTCTTCCTGGACGCCGACCTCGTCGAGCCGGACCCGGCGTTCGTGCCCGCGCTGCTCGGGCCGCTGCTGACCGAGGACGTGCACCTGGTCAAGGGGTTCTACCGGCGGCCGCTGAGGCTGGAGACCGAGGACTACGGCACCGGCGGTGGCCGTGTCACCGAACTGCTGGCCCGGCCGCTGCTCAACGCCGTCCGCCCGGAGCTCTCCGGACTCGTCCAGCCGCTCGGCGGCGAGTACGCGGCCACACGCGAGTTCCTGGAGTCGGTGCCCTTCGCCGCCGGGTACGCCGTCGAGATCGCGTTGCTGCTCGACGCCCACTCCATGCACGGCCTGGACGGAATCGCACAGGTCAACCTAGGTGTCCGCAAGCACCGCAACCGGAATCTGCTGCAGCTCGGCGTGATGGCGAGCCAGATCCTGGGCGCTGTGCTGCGCCGGTGCGACCTCGAAGGCCCCACCGAACTCACCCAGTTCGTCCAGGTCGGCGGCGAGTGGATTCCGGACACCGCCCGGTTCGCGGTCGCCGACCGGCCGGCCATGCGGTCCGTGGTCAGGCGTTCGTGA
- a CDS encoding TIGR00730 family Rossman fold protein, whose product MRICVFCGSQPGRSQRYAAAAAETGKLLAKRGITLVYGGASVGTMGTIADAALEAGGEVVGVIPTSMVDRELAHQGLTELHVVASMHERKALMAELSDGFLALPGGAGTLDELFEIWTWAQIGLHRKPIGIVDTDGFYQPLVEMVDHMVIEGFIRPGYRDFISVDSDPAKLLDKFAAEQN is encoded by the coding sequence GTGCGGATCTGCGTGTTCTGCGGCTCCCAGCCGGGCCGCTCGCAGCGGTACGCCGCGGCGGCGGCGGAAACAGGGAAGCTCCTGGCCAAGCGCGGAATAACCCTGGTCTACGGTGGCGCGTCAGTGGGCACGATGGGAACCATCGCCGACGCGGCACTGGAAGCAGGCGGCGAGGTGGTCGGAGTGATCCCGACGAGCATGGTGGACAGGGAACTGGCCCACCAAGGTCTGACAGAGCTGCACGTGGTGGCCAGCATGCACGAACGCAAGGCCCTCATGGCGGAGCTGTCGGACGGATTCCTGGCGCTGCCGGGCGGCGCGGGAACCCTGGACGAACTCTTCGAGATCTGGACGTGGGCCCAGATCGGCCTGCACCGGAAACCGATCGGAATAGTGGACACCGACGGCTTCTACCAGCCACTGGTGGAAATGGTCGACCACATGGTGATCGAAGGCTTCATCCGCCCGGGCTACCGCGACTTCATCAGCGTGGACAGCGACCCGGCGAAACTCCTGGACAAGTTCGCGGCGGAGCAGAACTGA
- a CDS encoding condensation domain-containing protein: MRKPLAVWQRFALGFDADEPGWSTGPWFTMNAVVDVRGPLDVRRLEQAYRQLVDRNALLRTRIEDDTQVIRPEVPVELELADASAELLHAPVEFTALSPLRVRLAKVDKDRHLLCVHIHHMMADPVTLWALLAELAALYRGPLPAPMAQFWQYAEDQARLLEDGRTAAEAWWRRVAFTDLAVPSPTPEAGFALRQRVLTADEVTEVERFSRKNRSTMFVSLLAGIACAMQPYLGPGDNVLFNTLLSRRNRIEWRAMPGPCTVPAFMPLPRPPATLTGDYVAVVRDVVLGAQQNVMDPPTNVPCPFIEYLPDSRPQDLSFGAATGSVVDAAGPRDIGRAHALGIRARRTADGELFAHLSGDGIGWSKERTSAVCATLPWRVDRVSEVS; encoded by the coding sequence ATGAGGAAGCCGTTGGCTGTCTGGCAACGGTTCGCGCTCGGCTTCGACGCCGACGAGCCGGGCTGGTCGACCGGGCCGTGGTTCACCATGAACGCGGTCGTGGACGTGCGCGGCCCGTTGGACGTGCGGCGGCTCGAACAGGCATACAGGCAACTGGTCGACCGGAACGCGTTGCTGCGTACCAGGATCGAGGACGACACCCAGGTCATCCGGCCGGAAGTGCCCGTCGAGCTCGAGCTCGCCGACGCATCAGCCGAACTGCTGCACGCGCCGGTCGAGTTCACGGCGTTGAGCCCGTTGCGCGTGCGGCTGGCGAAGGTGGACAAGGACCGGCACCTGCTGTGCGTGCACATCCACCACATGATGGCGGATCCGGTGACACTGTGGGCTTTGCTGGCGGAACTGGCGGCACTGTACCGCGGCCCGCTGCCCGCCCCGATGGCGCAGTTCTGGCAGTACGCCGAGGACCAGGCCCGGCTGCTGGAGGACGGGCGTACCGCGGCCGAAGCCTGGTGGCGCAGGGTCGCGTTCACCGATCTCGCGGTGCCGTCGCCGACGCCCGAAGCGGGTTTCGCGTTGCGGCAACGCGTTCTCACCGCGGACGAGGTAACCGAAGTGGAACGGTTCTCCCGCAAGAACCGGTCCACGATGTTCGTGTCGCTGCTGGCCGGAATCGCGTGCGCGATGCAGCCGTACCTGGGTCCAGGCGACAACGTGCTGTTCAACACCTTGCTCAGCCGCCGCAACCGCATCGAATGGCGTGCCATGCCGGGGCCGTGCACCGTCCCGGCGTTCATGCCGTTGCCACGTCCTCCCGCGACACTGACCGGGGATTACGTGGCAGTGGTCCGCGATGTGGTGCTTGGCGCGCAACAGAACGTGATGGATCCGCCCACGAACGTGCCATGCCCGTTCATCGAGTACCTGCCGGATTCCCGTCCACAGGACCTGTCGTTCGGTGCCGCGACCGGGTCCGTCGTGGACGCTGCCGGGCCGCGTGACATCGGCCGCGCGCACGCGCTGGGCATCCGTGCGCGGCGAACCGCGGACGGCGAACTCTTCGCGCACCTCAGCGGCGACGGGATCGGGTGGTCCAAGGAGCGGACATCGGCCGTCTGTGCAACTCTGCCATGGCGAGTCGACCGAGTTTCGGAGGTTTCGTGA
- the dapE gene encoding succinyl-diaminopimelate desuccinylase produces MTVELDLSADPVDLTAVLVDVPSVSENEADLADAVERGLRGLGHLEVTRSGNTVLARTNLGRERRVVFAGHIDTVPINDNLPSRREGEILHGCGTVDMKGGDAVMLHLAATVTEPRHDLTFVFYDCEEIDASRNGLGRIERGELKDWLLGDVAVVCEPSNGVIEAGCQGTMRIEIRTTGKRAHTARAWMGVNAIHALGEALRRLEAYEPRIVQIDGCTYHEGLQAVKIEGGVAGNVVPDDAVLTINHRFAPDRDLAAAEKHLREVFDGFDVKVVDHAAGALPGLHAPAAKELVEAAGGQPVGKLGWTDVARFAALGMPAVNFGPGDPTLAHTKEEHVHVRQISDCARVLGRWLTGA; encoded by the coding sequence GTGACCGTTGAACTTGATCTCAGTGCCGACCCGGTGGACCTGACCGCTGTCCTCGTCGACGTCCCGAGCGTCTCGGAGAACGAGGCCGACCTGGCGGACGCGGTGGAGCGGGGCCTGCGCGGCCTCGGCCACCTCGAAGTCACCAGGTCGGGCAACACGGTCCTGGCGCGCACGAACCTCGGCCGTGAGCGGCGCGTGGTGTTCGCGGGCCACATCGACACCGTGCCGATCAACGACAACCTGCCGTCCAGGCGCGAAGGCGAGATCCTGCACGGCTGCGGCACGGTCGACATGAAAGGCGGCGACGCGGTCATGCTGCACCTCGCCGCCACCGTCACCGAGCCGCGGCACGACCTGACATTCGTGTTCTACGACTGCGAGGAGATCGACGCGAGCCGCAACGGCCTCGGCCGGATCGAACGCGGCGAGCTCAAGGACTGGCTGCTCGGCGACGTGGCCGTGGTGTGCGAGCCGTCCAACGGCGTGATCGAAGCCGGCTGCCAGGGCACGATGCGCATCGAGATCCGCACGACGGGAAAACGCGCCCACACCGCCCGCGCGTGGATGGGCGTGAACGCGATCCACGCACTCGGCGAGGCACTGCGCAGGCTCGAGGCGTACGAGCCGCGGATCGTGCAGATCGACGGCTGCACGTACCACGAAGGCCTGCAGGCGGTGAAGATCGAAGGCGGCGTCGCGGGCAACGTCGTCCCGGACGACGCCGTGCTCACCATCAACCACCGCTTCGCGCCCGACCGTGACCTGGCAGCCGCCGAGAAGCACCTGCGTGAGGTCTTCGACGGCTTCGACGTGAAGGTCGTCGACCACGCGGCCGGAGCACTGCCCGGCCTGCACGCACCCGCGGCGAAGGAGCTCGTCGAAGCCGCGGGCGGGCAGCCGGTCGGCAAGCTCGGCTGGACGGACGTGGCCCGGTTCGCCGCGCTCGGCATGCCCGCGGTGAACTTCGGCCCAGGCGACCCGACACTGGCGCACACCAAGGAAGAACACGTGCACGTCCGGCAGATCAGCGACTGCGCGCGTGTGCTGGGCCGTTGGCTGACCGGAGCGTGA
- a CDS encoding PIN domain-containing protein, translating into MTGAIPELAFIDTNVLIYAHDGRDPAKNEVARATLAKLWDTGTGALSSQVLKEFYSAATDKLDYSHAEARELVAAYGEWCGTDTDTQLLVTASVLCERYQLNWWDALIIEAALRSGATTLLTEDMRHGQTIGHLTIRNPFVES; encoded by the coding sequence GTGACAGGCGCGATCCCCGAACTGGCGTTCATCGACACCAACGTTCTCATCTACGCCCACGATGGACGAGACCCGGCCAAGAACGAGGTCGCAAGAGCCACGCTGGCCAAGCTGTGGGACACCGGCACCGGAGCTCTGAGCTCGCAGGTCCTCAAGGAGTTCTACTCGGCAGCCACTGACAAACTGGACTACTCCCACGCGGAGGCACGTGAGTTGGTCGCCGCCTACGGCGAATGGTGCGGGACGGACACCGATACGCAACTACTGGTTACGGCAAGCGTGCTGTGCGAGCGGTATCAACTCAACTGGTGGGACGCGTTGATCATCGAGGCCGCGCTTCGCTCCGGTGCCACGACACTGCTGACCGAGGACATGCGACACGGGCAAACCATCGGACATCTCACGATCCGCAACCCGTTCGTCGAGTCCTGA
- a CDS encoding Dyp-type peroxidase has translation MSDQDADEAARTLPLRHSDDIQGDILAGFRKDHETVLLLRFPDDLAPVRNWLRRLIPHIATTRQVAAFNAEYSTARHTLAGTDPAALNATWVNVSLTYAGLRFLMDEEPFPDQQPEGVQAFVKGAFARAEINGDDGESAPGEWLFGRADQPVHAVLTVASDDQAKLEVRASQLRVAAARAGLTVTFEQVGATLPGERKGHEHFGFKDGVSQPGVRDFDRPDPRDPIHVHGKPGTRILPAGEFVVGHPKLTGEAPPLPEWTRNGSFQVVRRLAQDVPAWWAQAGAARRQLDKEGIELPPGTGTEWLAARAVGRWRSGASVAHNPNAEPPTKPGAPDDNLISYVDDPEGHTTPHFAHIRKTNPRDGIGGDFTNADTRRIIRRGIPYGQPFDPAAGTGHGPDADRGLVFIAYMADLAVQFEFLQQAWVNNVDFLQPETGNDPVIGKDTDVNLKLDTNPEGKKLHFAQFVRTEGTVYAFAPSLSTLRSLAG, from the coding sequence ATGAGTGACCAAGATGCGGACGAGGCTGCCCGCACACTGCCGCTCCGCCATTCCGACGACATACAGGGGGACATTCTCGCCGGGTTTCGCAAGGATCATGAAACGGTCCTGCTCCTGCGGTTCCCGGACGATCTTGCTCCGGTGCGGAATTGGCTGCGCAGGCTGATCCCGCACATCGCGACGACCCGCCAGGTCGCCGCGTTCAACGCCGAATACAGCACCGCCCGCCACACGCTCGCCGGAACCGACCCGGCCGCGTTGAACGCGACCTGGGTGAACGTGAGCCTGACGTACGCGGGGCTGAGATTCCTGATGGACGAAGAGCCCTTCCCGGACCAGCAGCCCGAAGGCGTGCAGGCGTTCGTGAAAGGCGCGTTCGCCCGTGCGGAGATCAACGGCGACGACGGCGAAAGCGCACCGGGCGAATGGCTGTTCGGCCGCGCCGACCAACCGGTGCACGCCGTGCTCACCGTCGCCTCCGACGATCAGGCCAAACTGGAAGTCCGGGCCTCGCAACTGCGGGTCGCCGCGGCCCGCGCGGGCCTGACGGTCACGTTCGAGCAGGTCGGCGCGACCCTGCCGGGCGAACGCAAAGGGCACGAGCACTTCGGGTTCAAGGACGGCGTCAGCCAGCCCGGAGTGCGCGACTTCGACCGCCCCGACCCGCGCGACCCGATCCACGTCCACGGCAAACCGGGCACCCGGATCCTGCCCGCGGGCGAATTCGTCGTGGGTCACCCCAAGCTGACCGGGGAAGCGCCCCCACTGCCGGAATGGACCCGCAACGGGTCGTTCCAGGTGGTGCGCAGGCTGGCACAGGACGTGCCCGCCTGGTGGGCGCAAGCCGGTGCCGCGCGCAGGCAGCTCGACAAGGAGGGGATCGAGCTGCCGCCCGGCACCGGCACAGAGTGGCTGGCCGCCCGCGCGGTCGGCAGGTGGCGTTCGGGCGCGTCAGTGGCGCACAACCCGAACGCCGAACCACCGACCAAACCGGGTGCACCGGACGACAACCTGATCAGCTACGTGGACGACCCGGAAGGGCACACCACACCGCACTTCGCGCACATCAGGAAAACCAACCCGCGTGACGGCATCGGCGGCGACTTCACCAACGCCGACACGCGGCGCATCATCCGCAGGGGAATCCCGTACGGCCAGCCATTCGACCCGGCAGCCGGCACGGGACACGGCCCGGACGCCGACCGGGGACTCGTGTTCATCGCCTACATGGCGGACCTCGCCGTCCAGTTCGAGTTCCTCCAGCAGGCGTGGGTCAACAACGTCGACTTCCTCCAGCCGGAAACGGGCAACGACCCGGTCATCGGCAAGGACACCGACGTCAACCTCAAACTGGACACCAACCCAGAAGGAAAGAAACTGCATTTCGCACAGTTCGTGCGGACGGAGGGGACAGTTTATGCTTTCGCACCTTCACTCAGCACGTTGCGGTCGCTCGCTGGATGA
- the dapD gene encoding 2,3,4,5-tetrahydropyridine-2,6-dicarboxylate N-succinyltransferase, whose amino-acid sequence MSANPESSGAYGVGLATVTTDGTVLDCWFPKPKLGDAPAPGTQHLSEMAAAEELGNGVSAMLGPDNARGVEIIAVRTGINALAEPPNDAYDVYLRLHLLSSRLATPNGLNLDGIFGLLANVVWTNHGPCPVENFAATRLALRARGAVTVHGIDKFPRMVDYVVPSGVRIADADRVRLGAHLASGTTVMHEGFVNFNAGTLGSSMIEGRVSQGVVVGDGSDIGGGASIMGTLSGGGKETITIGERCLVGANAGIGISLGDDCVVEAGLYVTAGTKLTLPDGTLVKARDLSGTNNLLFRRNSSTGTVEVVERSGSGIHLNEALHAND is encoded by the coding sequence GTGAGCGCGAACCCCGAGTCGAGCGGCGCGTACGGCGTCGGTCTTGCGACAGTCACCACTGATGGCACCGTTCTGGACTGCTGGTTCCCCAAACCGAAGCTGGGGGACGCGCCCGCTCCAGGGACGCAGCACCTGTCCGAAATGGCGGCCGCCGAGGAACTCGGCAACGGCGTGTCCGCGATGCTGGGGCCGGACAACGCCCGTGGCGTCGAGATCATCGCGGTCCGGACCGGGATCAACGCGCTGGCCGAGCCACCCAACGACGCGTACGACGTCTACCTGCGGCTGCACCTGTTGTCGTCGCGGCTCGCCACCCCCAACGGCCTGAACCTCGACGGCATCTTCGGCCTGCTGGCCAACGTCGTGTGGACCAACCACGGCCCGTGCCCGGTGGAGAACTTCGCGGCGACCCGGTTGGCGCTGCGGGCCCGTGGCGCGGTGACCGTGCACGGCATCGACAAGTTCCCGCGGATGGTGGACTACGTCGTGCCCAGCGGTGTCCGGATCGCCGACGCGGACCGCGTCCGCCTGGGGGCGCACCTGGCGAGCGGCACGACCGTGATGCACGAGGGCTTCGTCAACTTCAACGCGGGCACGCTGGGCTCGTCGATGATCGAGGGCCGGGTTTCGCAGGGCGTCGTCGTCGGCGACGGCTCCGACATCGGCGGCGGCGCGTCGATCATGGGCACGCTGTCCGGCGGCGGCAAGGAAACGATCACCATCGGTGAGCGCTGCCTGGTCGGCGCGAACGCCGGTATCGGCATCTCGCTCGGCGACGACTGCGTGGTCGAGGCGGGCCTGTACGTCACCGCCGGAACGAAGCTCACACTTCCGGACGGCACGCTGGTCAAGGCACGCGATCTGTCCGGCACCAACAACCTGCTGTTCCGGCGCAACTCCAGCACCGGAACCGTCGAGGTCGTCGAGCGCAGCGGATCGGGCATTCACCTGAACGAAGCACTGCACGCCAACGACTGA
- a CDS encoding lysophospholipid acyltransferase family protein, with translation MFYRALRAVCAVIAKVLFRPKVEGLENIPAGGGVILASNHLSVFDSILIPLVVPRQVNFLAKEEYFQGKSPYHRARTAFMRAIGQVPVQRGQARAGVAALEVASKVLSKGDVFGIYPEGTRSRDLRLHRGHTGVGQLALSNGVPVVPMAVIGTDRIQPPGQRFPRPARVTIRIGKALDFSRYDGMAGSPAIRRAVTDEIMYSIMELSGQEYVDVYHKLPDAA, from the coding sequence TTGTTCTACCGCGCGCTGCGAGCCGTGTGCGCCGTCATCGCGAAGGTGCTGTTCCGGCCGAAGGTCGAAGGCCTGGAGAACATCCCAGCCGGTGGTGGGGTGATCCTGGCGAGCAACCACCTGTCGGTGTTCGACAGCATCCTGATCCCGCTCGTGGTGCCGCGGCAGGTCAACTTCCTCGCCAAGGAGGAGTACTTCCAGGGCAAGTCGCCCTACCACCGCGCCCGCACCGCGTTCATGCGCGCGATCGGCCAGGTTCCCGTGCAGCGCGGGCAGGCTCGCGCGGGCGTCGCGGCGCTCGAGGTGGCCAGCAAGGTGCTGTCGAAGGGTGACGTCTTCGGGATCTACCCGGAGGGCACGCGCTCGCGTGATCTCCGGCTGCACCGCGGGCACACCGGCGTCGGCCAGCTCGCGCTCAGCAACGGCGTGCCCGTCGTGCCGATGGCCGTGATCGGCACCGACCGCATTCAGCCTCCTGGCCAGCGTTTTCCCCGGCCCGCGCGGGTCACCATCCGAATCGGCAAGGCACTGGACTTTTCCAGGTATGACGGGATGGCCGGATCGCCTGCCATTCGCCGCGCGGTGACCGACGAGATCATGTATTCGATCATGGAACTGTCCGGCCAGGAATACGTGGACGTTTACCACAAACTGCCGGACGCGGCCTGA
- a CDS encoding DUF6364 family protein: protein MKRNITVQLDEEVIAKAKVLAARRGTSVSALLSQEVTKLTEEVTRYEAARHRALAMMEELSKRRRPGEGETITWTREEIHGDRGWNRKGAEETTE from the coding sequence ATGAAGAGGAACATCACCGTTCAACTGGACGAAGAGGTCATCGCCAAGGCGAAGGTGCTGGCAGCCCGGCGCGGAACGTCCGTCAGCGCCTTGCTCTCGCAGGAGGTCACCAAGTTGACCGAGGAAGTGACTCGCTACGAGGCAGCCAGACACCGCGCTCTCGCCATGATGGAAGAGCTCAGCAAGCGTCGACGCCCTGGCGAGGGCGAGACGATCACCTGGACCCGCGAGGAAATCCACGGCGACCGCGGGTGGAATCGTAAGGGAGCAGAGGAAACCACCGAGTGA
- the folP gene encoding dihydropteroate synthase: protein MAIVNRTRDSFYDRGATFGDEAAMAAVAGAVADGADIVDIGGVRAGSHGEVVDTSEEMRRVIPFVEAVRTRFPDVVISVDTWRHEVAQAACEAGADLLNDTWAGADPRLAEVAAEFGVGIVCSHTGGALPRTDPHRVRYSDVVAEVADELVRGATRMVELGVPAEGVLIDPTHDFGKNTWHGLELLRRLDELVATGWPVLMALSNKDFVGETLGVELADRVDGTLAATSVAAWTGARVFRAHQVRQTRKVVEMVASIAGTRPPARVLRALA, encoded by the coding sequence ATGGCGATTGTCAACCGCACCAGGGATTCCTTCTACGACCGCGGTGCCACGTTCGGCGACGAGGCCGCCATGGCCGCGGTCGCGGGCGCGGTGGCCGACGGCGCGGACATCGTCGACATCGGCGGAGTGCGAGCGGGATCACACGGCGAGGTCGTGGACACCTCGGAGGAGATGCGCCGGGTCATCCCGTTTGTCGAAGCTGTCCGTACCCGGTTCCCGGACGTGGTGATCAGCGTCGACACGTGGCGGCACGAGGTCGCGCAGGCCGCGTGCGAGGCGGGCGCCGACCTGCTGAACGACACGTGGGCGGGCGCCGACCCGCGGCTGGCGGAGGTCGCCGCCGAGTTCGGTGTCGGCATCGTCTGTTCGCACACGGGTGGCGCGCTGCCGAGGACGGATCCGCACCGCGTCCGCTACTCCGACGTGGTCGCCGAGGTCGCGGACGAACTGGTGCGCGGGGCGACCCGGATGGTCGAGCTCGGGGTGCCCGCTGAGGGCGTCCTGATCGACCCCACGCACGACTTCGGCAAGAACACGTGGCACGGCCTTGAACTGCTCAGGCGGCTGGACGAACTGGTGGCCACCGGGTGGCCGGTGCTGATGGCGTTGTCCAACAAGGACTTCGTCGGTGAGACGCTCGGCGTGGAGCTGGCCGACCGGGTGGACGGCACCCTCGCCGCCACCTCGGTCGCGGCGTGGACGGGCGCCCGCGTCTTCCGCGCCCACCAGGTGCGGCAGACCAGGAAGGTGGTCGAGATGGTCGCCAGCATCGCGGGCACTCGCCCGCCCGCTCGTGTGCTGCGGGCGCTCGCGTGA
- a CDS encoding TIGR00730 family Rossman fold protein produces MTTNEDRPKEKQRGPVTLRRERSEEPTTTDQRLLDSRGPSAWVHTDPWRVMRIQAEFVEGFGALAEVPRAVTVFGSARTPRDHPEYELGRKIGAALAEAGFAALTGGGPGTMEAVNRGASEAGGLSIGLGIELPFEQGLNPWVDLGVNFRYFFVRKTMFIKYAQAFICLPGGFGTLDELFEALTLVQTKKVTKFPIVLFGSDYWGGLHSWLQDVVFKTGKVGEKDLALIHVTDDVDDAISVVEDAYRAWEEVH; encoded by the coding sequence GTGACAACGAACGAGGATCGCCCCAAGGAGAAACAACGGGGCCCGGTGACCTTGCGCCGTGAGCGCAGCGAGGAGCCGACCACCACAGACCAGCGCCTGCTCGATTCACGTGGCCCGTCCGCGTGGGTGCACACGGACCCGTGGCGCGTGATGCGCATCCAGGCGGAGTTCGTCGAAGGCTTCGGCGCGCTCGCCGAGGTGCCCCGTGCGGTGACCGTCTTCGGATCGGCGCGCACCCCCCGTGACCACCCGGAGTACGAGCTGGGCAGGAAGATCGGGGCGGCACTGGCCGAAGCGGGCTTCGCGGCACTGACCGGCGGCGGGCCGGGCACGATGGAAGCGGTGAACAGGGGCGCGTCGGAGGCGGGCGGCCTGTCCATCGGGCTGGGCATCGAGCTGCCGTTCGAACAAGGGCTGAACCCGTGGGTGGACCTCGGGGTGAACTTCCGGTACTTCTTCGTCCGCAAGACGATGTTCATCAAGTACGCGCAGGCCTTCATCTGCCTGCCGGGTGGCTTCGGCACCCTCGACGAGCTGTTCGAGGCGCTGACCCTGGTGCAGACGAAGAAGGTCACGAAGTTCCCGATCGTGCTGTTCGGCAGCGACTACTGGGGCGGGCTGCACAGCTGGCTGCAGGACGTGGTGTTCAAGACGGGAAAGGTGGGCGAGAAGGACCTGGCCCTCATCCACGTGACAGACGACGTGGATGACGCGATCAGCGTGGTGGAAGACGCCTACCGCGCCTGGGAGGAAGTCCACTAG
- a CDS encoding GNAT family N-acetyltransferase, with protein MNEVVRAQPDDWAAFRDIRLTALADSPDAFGSTLSDEERSTEADWRRRLTTSVVFLGSREGKVQAIASAYPIDGDDAELIRIWAHPDARGTGLAAQTVQAVLDWAKGRKRVTLWVGEENPAAERFYVKLGFRRTSRTGALPRDESILEAEMVFQPPVTNA; from the coding sequence GTGAACGAGGTCGTGCGGGCCCAGCCGGACGACTGGGCGGCGTTCCGTGACATCCGGCTGACCGCGCTCGCCGACTCCCCGGATGCTTTCGGTTCGACGCTGAGCGACGAGGAGAGGAGCACGGAAGCCGACTGGCGCAGGCGGCTGACCACGTCGGTGGTGTTCCTGGGCAGCCGTGAAGGCAAGGTCCAGGCCATCGCGTCGGCGTACCCGATCGACGGCGACGACGCCGAGCTGATCCGGATCTGGGCCCACCCGGACGCCAGGGGAACCGGCCTGGCCGCGCAGACCGTCCAGGCAGTGCTGGACTGGGCGAAGGGCAGGAAGCGGGTCACGCTCTGGGTCGGCGAGGAGAACCCGGCGGCGGAACGCTTCTACGTCAAGCTGGGATTCCGGCGGACCAGCCGGACGGGGGCGCTGCCGAGGGACGAGTCCATCCTGGAAGCGGAGATGGTCTTCCAGCCGCCGGTCACGAACGCCTGA